The Psychroflexus sp. ALD_RP9 region TAAAAGTAGCCCAATTAATCTGCAAGCTTGATATTAAGGCTTGTGCCTCGTCTTGCTTGAGCTCTAAACTGGTGGTGGTTCTACCTTTGGTAAATTGATAGACCAACTCTTGTTTTAAATCTGCATCATAATGACAAAGCTGATGTATTAAGCGTCTTTGTTTTGCTGATGTTTGCGTTAGTGTTTTCATAGTTGATATGTGGCTTTAGGTTTAATATTATAAGCCTCAACAGCTTGTATATGCTTTTGAAATGTTGCTATTTGCTGTGTACTTAGTTCAGCCTTAGCAACCCAGTTACCGTTTTGATCCTTGATCACTTCATGACCATCTACGGTGTAACGGCTGTCGTCTAATTGTTCAATTTGTATGGTCATCGGTTTCGTTTTGTGAAAGATTATTTAGATAATAGGCTAGGCTAGAAAAGAAATTGATAACGCCTTTGTTTAGCCGTTTGCTTTTAGAGGTACGCTTGTACTTTTGTTGTTCTCTAGCGTCTAATAGTTGTCTATTACAGGTGTTTTTGACTTCATCTAATGTCCATAAATCAAAATCAACGCTTATTTTCTTTTTTTTGCCATAACTATTCTTCCATTGTTTTTTTTAGATTTTCAAAAAATATATCTGCATGACGCTGATTAAAATTTTCAAATGCGCTTTCTGCTAAATTTTCGATTTCATGCTCTAATTTAGTGGCCATTTTAACGCCATTTATTCTAGTTTCTACGTTAATACCGTAGGTGTCGTTTTCTTCAGGTAATATTTCAGTTACCAATACTTGGTGGTTTTTATCCACCTTAAATATTTTTGCAAACTCCATAACTAAAGACTTGAAAATTGAAGTGAAACATCTTGCCATTTGCCTTGATCATCACGCACGTGAAGTCGGCAATACATGCTAGAACCAGTTACTTTTTGGCATTCGTCTAGTTTATCAAACTCGCTTATAAGGTTATCGTCACCCAGTTCGCGCACTTGACGGCGTGCTTTGGCTAAAAGCTTCGGGTCATATTCCATTTTAGAATTTTTGATCAGTAAGCCGTCCAAGATGTTATAAAGACCTTTGTTGCGTTCTGCAAACTTTGATTTGAAAATGTCTCTAATGGCATTAATGTGCACCATAGCTTCATCGGTAAATTCAAATCGCTCTTGCCGATCAACGGTTACCTTGATATTATCTGCTTCATTTTTTAGTGTGAAGCTGTTAACGGTTTTCGGTTCTTTACCGTTGATTTCGTACATGCGTTGGTAGAGTTTATTAGCTTCAGTAATGCTATAAGCTTTAAGTGCTTGTAACTCATTATGAAGCTGTTTAAACTTACTAGCTGAGTGTGCCAAATAGTTTTCTTTATCGGCTTCATATTCTTTTTTGGCTTTGATTTCAGCTTGTTTTTTAGCCTCTTTACGGCGTTTAATTTCTTCCTGCAGATCCTTTTCAGAAAGTGTAGATAAATCTAATGTTGGGTTTTCTGTGTTCATTTTAATATCAATTTAAGTGGTTAATAATACTTCGTTTGCTGGGTCTAAAAGCGCATCATATTGCGTAAATACACTGTCGTGAACCTCGTGCCAATCAATAAGCTCTGCCACATCAAACAGTGCTGTAATGCGCTCTTTTTGTTCGTTTTTTATGGCATCTTTAAGCTTTCTAATTAGCATCTTAGCTTGGCTTTCATTATTCATAAATGCTGGTTTTAGTTGATGATTTTAATTTTTCGGGCATTTTTTAAAAGTGATTTTGGGTAGTGATTGGCGATAAGGCAAATTTTTTCGTCGTAGAAATCACGCGTTGTTTTGGTATCTATTTTACCGATATAAGGCTGTATTTCTTGTAAAAATTCGGCTTCAAGCCTTCTGTATTCTTGTAAAAACCAATTGAAATAAGCGGCATTGGCTAGTATTTTTTGAAGGTCTTGTTCGTTAACAGAAATAATGTCTGCATAGGTGAACCAAGTTTCAAATAAAATGCCTTCATAAGCTTCAGGGCTGTACTTTAATAGGTTTGAAATTGTCATGGGTTTAGGATTTTGGGTGTTTATTGAACTTTACTCCAGTATTTAGCAGCTCCTTCTTGCCAAATGGTAAAGGGTTGGCCACCGCCATTTAATCTGCCGCCTGGGAAAGCTTTAAAGCCTTCGACAAATATCTTGAGGTCTACATCATAGCGTATAAAATCTGCTAAAGCGCCTTTTGGGTTTTTGCCCTGGGCATGTGAAAGGAATAGCAATCCTTTGCCCTTTTTTTTCATCAGCTCCTTGAGCTGTTTGTACTTTCGGCGGTCAACACCAGTATATTGTACCGAGTCAACAATTAAAAAGTCTGGGCTTTTGTGTTTTTTCATGCGCTGGAGCATATCATCCCAAGGTTCTCGATCTAAGAGGATAAATTCTTTTTCTACAGCGTTCATGTAATGGCGTTGCATAGCCATTTGAAAGGTGTGTGAAACGCCTTCTTCCATAGAGTTGTAGGCCACACGACCAAAGTTGCACAAGTATTTAGCAAATTGTATCATCATATCGGTTTTGCCGTTGCCTGAATCGCCCCAAATTATTGCGCTAAACTCTTTAGATGGGCATCCGAATGTGTCGTTCCATTCGTCTTTAAAAGGCATGGTTTGAAATTTTTTGTTTAAAACATTGCTGACGCTGTACGCTCGCTTCATATTATGCTTGATTTATTTTGATAGCGTGTATTTTTCGTTTAACACGTCTTAAGTCGCCTTCGCAGTCTTTCCAGACTTGCTTCATATCTTCCTTTTCAGTCACGCCGTTGACGTGGCAGATTTGCATGACATCTTGCTGGGTGAGGCCGTTGAGCTCTACGAACTTTCGACCAATACGGCTAAAAATTTCTTTGTAGCCTTTTTTGTTCAGCTTCAATCCGCGACGTATGCGTTTTTCTAGGTGATCTGTGGCGCACATCACGATGGCGCAGTCATCTTCTAGTTGATTGTAAAGCGTGATAAAAAAGTAAAGCACTTGGTCGGTCACTTTGTCGAATTCATCTAAAAGTAGAATTGGATCTTCTTGCTGTTTTAGATTTCTTACGACTTCCATCATCATATCATTGATGGTTAAGCCTGTATAATCTCGACCCATGGCGCTCAATAACTCCTGAAGGAAAGCTTTACGATTCCAGAACTCGTTACATTGCACCATATAAGCATTTTGATTGCTGCGCTCGTACTGTTTGAAAGTTTCAGTTTTACCACTTCCAGCAGGTGAAACCACCGCATAGACTTGATTGTTCATTTGAGCATCGATTAAAAGACTGTTTAAAAGCTTATAATCTACCGTTTCAATCACTTGCCAAGCGTTTGGTCTAAAATCTATCTGTCGGGCAATGGTTCGCCATTTGGTATCGGCGATGTTCTCCCAGTTGTTGTTTAAGACTTGACTGATAAGCGCAGAACTCACGCCTTTAAGTCGGTTGGCGGCTTTGTTTTGTCCGCCAACGCGCTCGCAATATTGGCGTAATGCATTTTCAATTTGTTGCTTCTGTGAATTGTTCATATCTTTGGTTTTTGCATGTTAGCCCTTCGGGGCTTTTTTTGTTTATACTATTTTTTCTGATAGGTTGACTTCTACTTCTTGATTGAGGTCTACTTCATCATCCCAATCTTGGTTGCTTATGGCCTTGGTGTACTGGCCAATTTCGCCTTGGGCTTTCTTTTTGCGTCCTTTTTTGCTTCGCTCTATACCTTTTAGGTTTGGTTTATTAAGGCCTTGCTGTTCTGCCGTCATACCATGCTCAAAAAGAATGTCTTCCATTTCGTCACGTGCAGATCGACGTACTTTTTTAACCTGATCTGTAACTTTCTTGATGTGGCTAGCTTCAAATTCTTCTTGTCCCTGCATACCTCTAGAAACTTCTAGTTTAGTAGTTGCCGCGGTTACAAATCGAAGTCCTAAATTGGTATCTTCAAAGAGTCTGATTTCGCTCATGTCTTCAGGATCAAACTTCACGACGAATTTTTTACCGATAGACTTTTTGAGCCAGTTTAAATCTGGCATACCGTCTTCGGTGTAAACCATATAATGGTATTCTGCCTTTTGCTCTTTAAATGAAAGTCCTGAAGCGTTAACCGTGATTGGTTTTTTGCGCGTAACCCAGAACATATTAACCATATCCCAGATTTCAACCGCTTTGGTGTCTGGATTTTGGCTTTCTAAATACATGTCAATACGCGGTTTTCCTGTTTTGTGGTGTGGTGCTGAGTTCCACTCTTTACGGCGCGCTTCGTAAACCTTCTTAATGTCCTCAAGGCTTGGTAAATTGGCTTTATTGGCCAGTATAAACTCCATATTAGCCTTGCTCTCTTGCTTTTTAGCGGTAATATTTTGGCCCGTAAAGAACCAATCACGCTTTAAATATTGTTGCTGAAAGCGGCTAAATGCGCTTTCTATGGTCTTCGATTTACCGTTATAAGGCTGTGTCGCGGTCTGAATACGGGCAATTTTGCTTAAGAAATCGCCAGATTTCAGCTTACCGTGACCGCCTTGGTTGTCATATTTAATTTGATAAGGGCGATAACCTGCGGTTTGAATAGCCATTTTATAAGCTGAATACTGCGCCTGATAATCTTCTGTTTTACTGATGTGATAGCCTAAAAAGACTTCGCTGTAAGCGTCCATCACTTCATAAACTTGTACGGTTTTAACTTCGCCATCTTCATTTAAGTAGAAATAGTTAAGCTTGGTACCATCTGAGAACCAAAGGCTATCTCTAAAGGCAGGCATTTTGGTTTTAAACTGGTAGCCAAATTTTTCTTTTGCCGCTAATTCGCCATAACGGTGGCCATACCAAAGCGGCATAACCTCTTCGTCGTAAATGAAGTTGTAAAAGGTCTTTTCTTCTTTGATATGCTTCCAGCCTTGTTTATCGGCTTCTTTATTGTATTCTGCGTGAAGCTGTGCCAAGTTAGCACACTTGTTGACTTGATTAGACCAACGCGCTAGCGCCCATTTGCAAGCATCGCCGTTAAGTTTTTGGGCAGATGTGTTTAAGAAATTGCCATGAATTAGGCTTTCGTAACCTTCTTTTTTATACTGATTGTATTTGCTTTTTAAGCGTCTCCAGTTAGAGGGTAATTTATGTTTGTAGGTATGATCTGGTAAGTTGCTGACTGCTTTTGCAATTTCTTTCCAAGCTCTAATTTTACCCCCAAACTTTCTGCAGGTTACAACGTTTGTTGTGATTTCGTGGCAAGTATTGAGAATCATTGCCGTATGTGTGTATTCAAGCTATTTATCTTCTGGGAGTGCGTCGCCGTTGTCTAACTCGTAAGTATCTCTGTAGTATTTTTCGGCCTTATAATCGGGCTTTATGTAGTCTCGAAAATTGATGTATTTTACTAAATCGTAAGGATCTTTGCCCTTGA contains the following coding sequences:
- a CDS encoding AAA family ATPase; the protein is MNNSQKQQIENALRQYCERVGGQNKAANRLKGVSSALISQVLNNNWENIADTKWRTIARQIDFRPNAWQVIETVDYKLLNSLLIDAQMNNQVYAVVSPAGSGKTETFKQYERSNQNAYMVQCNEFWNRKAFLQELLSAMGRDYTGLTINDMMMEVVRNLKQQEDPILLLDEFDKVTDQVLYFFITLYNQLEDDCAIVMCATDHLEKRIRRGLKLNKKGYKEIFSRIGRKFVELNGLTQQDVMQICHVNGVTEKEDMKQVWKDCEGDLRRVKRKIHAIKINQA
- a CDS encoding Mu transposase C-terminal domain-containing protein, whose amino-acid sequence is MILNTCHEITTNVVTCRKFGGKIRAWKEIAKAVSNLPDHTYKHKLPSNWRRLKSKYNQYKKEGYESLIHGNFLNTSAQKLNGDACKWALARWSNQVNKCANLAQLHAEYNKEADKQGWKHIKEEKTFYNFIYDEEVMPLWYGHRYGELAAKEKFGYQFKTKMPAFRDSLWFSDGTKLNYFYLNEDGEVKTVQVYEVMDAYSEVFLGYHISKTEDYQAQYSAYKMAIQTAGYRPYQIKYDNQGGHGKLKSGDFLSKIARIQTATQPYNGKSKTIESAFSRFQQQYLKRDWFFTGQNITAKKQESKANMEFILANKANLPSLEDIKKVYEARRKEWNSAPHHKTGKPRIDMYLESQNPDTKAVEIWDMVNMFWVTRKKPITVNASGLSFKEQKAEYHYMVYTEDGMPDLNWLKKSIGKKFVVKFDPEDMSEIRLFEDTNLGLRFVTAATTKLEVSRGMQGQEEFEASHIKKVTDQVKKVRRSARDEMEDILFEHGMTAEQQGLNKPNLKGIERSKKGRKKKAQGEIGQYTKAISNQDWDDEVDLNQEVEVNLSEKIV
- a CDS encoding DUF3164 family protein, with amino-acid sequence MNTENPTLDLSTLSEKDLQEEIKRRKEAKKQAEIKAKKEYEADKENYLAHSASKFKQLHNELQALKAYSITEANKLYQRMYEINGKEPKTVNSFTLKNEADNIKVTVDRQERFEFTDEAMVHINAIRDIFKSKFAERNKGLYNILDGLLIKNSKMEYDPKLLAKARRQVRELGDDNLISEFDKLDECQKVTGSSMYCRLHVRDDQGKWQDVSLQFSSL